A single genomic interval of Labilibaculum sp. DW002 harbors:
- a CDS encoding AAA family ATPase, which translates to MNNILLKYMENRFQSKILDPKQGIFCEGPVVTISRECGCTALNIANMMAEKLTAKTGNKWTCLTKEILERSAKELNLDPVKIEYVFNSKEKSTWDEILGALSSKYYQSDRKIKKTIAEVVKGFAAKGNCIIIGRGGVVLTQDIERSFHIKLQAPLDWRANQLQKIYNLSTNEMIKYANEIDKKRAILRNYFNKEPLPNTVFDVIYNSKKLMDEHIVDTSINLMELKGVLGKQIVMG; encoded by the coding sequence ATGAATAACATTCTGTTAAAATACATGGAGAATCGGTTTCAGTCTAAAATATTAGATCCTAAGCAAGGTATTTTTTGTGAGGGGCCGGTTGTAACTATTTCCCGAGAATGTGGTTGTACGGCATTAAACATCGCAAATATGATGGCTGAGAAATTGACTGCAAAGACGGGAAATAAATGGACGTGCTTAACCAAAGAGATTTTAGAAAGATCAGCTAAAGAATTGAATTTGGATCCTGTAAAAATTGAATATGTTTTTAATTCGAAGGAAAAATCGACTTGGGATGAGATCCTTGGGGCTCTTTCAAGTAAATATTATCAAAGCGATCGAAAAATAAAGAAGACTATTGCCGAAGTTGTTAAAGGTTTTGCAGCAAAAGGCAACTGTATCATTATTGGTAGAGGAGGTGTTGTTTTAACGCAAGATATTGAAAGATCTTTTCATATAAAATTGCAAGCTCCCTTAGACTGGAGAGCTAATCAATTGCAGAAAATTTATAATTTGAGTACCAATGAGATGATAAAATACGCTAATGAGATTGACAAGAAAAGGGCCATTCTGCGTAATTATTTTAATAAAGAACCATTGCCGAATACTGTTTTCGACGTTATTTATAATTCTAAAAAATTAATGGATGAACACATTGTAGATACTAGTATTAACTTAATGGAGTTGAAAGGTGTTCTTGGTAAGCAAATTGTAATGGGATAA